One window of Ralstonia pickettii DTP0602 genomic DNA carries:
- a CDS encoding transporter (K03296: TC.HAE1; hydrophobic/amphiphilic exporter-1 (mainly G- bacteria), HAE1 family) — MNLSKFFIDRPIFAGVLSVLIFLIGAISVFKLPISEYPEVVPPSVVVRAQFPGANPKVIAETVATPLEEQINGVEDMLYMSSQANSDGNLTLTVTFKLGTDPDKAQQLVQNRVAQAEPRLPEDVRRLGITTVKSSPDLTMVVHLVSPNDRYDMTYLRNYAVINVKDRLARIQGVGLVKLFGSGDYSMRVWLNPEKLAERHLAASDVVKAIREQNVQVAAGVIGQSPSLPGTDLQLSVNAQGRLQTVEEFGDIIVKTSADGAVTYLKDIARIELGASEYALRSLLDNQSAVGLPIFQSPGSNALQISADVRKTMEELKQNFPEGLDYRIAYDPTQFVQHSIDAVVHTLFEAIALVVLVVILFLQTWRASIIPLLAVPVSIVGTFGLMHAFGFSINALSLFGLVLAIGIVVDDAIVVVENVERNIEEGLTPKEATYKAMREVSGPIIAIALTLIAVFVPLAFMTGLTGQFYKQFALTISISTIISAFNSLTLSPALAALLLRSHDAPKDWLSRWMDRVFGGFFKRFNHFFGRSAESYGRGVKGVIRRKGSVFGVYAVMLALTWGVFQLVPKGFVPAQDKQYLVSFARLPDGATLDRTEDVIRRMSETALKHPGVESAVAFPGLSINGFTNSPNAGILFVSLKPFDERKSKELSGKAIAASLNKQFASIQDAYIGVFPPPPVQGLGTIGGFKMIIEDRAALGYDALFDATKAYLAKARATPELAGVFSNYQINVPQLDVQLDRTKAKQLGVPVTDVFDTLQTYLGSAYVNDFNKFGRTYQVRVQADAQFRQHAEDILQLKTRSANGDMVPLSSLVRVKQSFGPDSVIRYNAFTAADINGGPAPGFSSGQAQAAAERIAAETLPKGIGFEWTELTYQDILAGNAGVWIFPLCVLLVFLVLAAQYESLTLPLAVILIVPMSLLAAISGVWLTRGDNNIFTQIGFIVLVGLSAKNAILIVEFARELEQHGRTIVQAAIEASRLRLRPILMTSFAFIMGVVPLVVSSGAGSEMRHAMGVAVFAGMLGVTFFGLFLTPVFYVALRLLATRGQRRQARVQEALAGQAVASAE; from the coding sequence ATGAATCTCTCGAAATTCTTTATCGATCGCCCGATCTTCGCGGGCGTGCTGTCGGTGCTGATCTTCCTGATCGGCGCCATCTCGGTGTTCAAATTGCCGATCTCGGAGTACCCGGAAGTGGTCCCGCCCTCGGTGGTGGTGCGCGCGCAGTTCCCCGGCGCCAACCCCAAGGTGATCGCCGAAACCGTCGCCACGCCGCTGGAAGAGCAGATCAACGGCGTCGAGGACATGCTCTACATGTCCTCGCAGGCCAACAGCGACGGCAACCTGACGCTGACGGTGACCTTCAAGCTTGGCACCGATCCGGACAAGGCCCAGCAGCTGGTGCAGAACCGCGTCGCGCAGGCCGAGCCGCGCCTGCCTGAAGACGTGCGCCGCCTGGGCATCACCACGGTCAAGAGCTCCCCGGACCTGACCATGGTCGTCCACCTGGTCTCGCCCAACGACCGCTACGACATGACGTACCTGCGCAACTACGCGGTGATCAACGTCAAGGACCGCCTGGCCCGGATCCAGGGCGTGGGCCTGGTCAAGCTGTTCGGCTCCGGCGACTACTCGATGCGGGTGTGGCTGAACCCGGAAAAGCTCGCCGAGCGGCACCTGGCCGCTTCGGACGTGGTCAAGGCCATCCGCGAGCAGAACGTGCAGGTAGCGGCCGGGGTGATCGGGCAATCGCCGTCGCTGCCCGGCACCGACCTGCAGCTGTCGGTGAACGCGCAGGGCCGCCTGCAGACCGTGGAGGAGTTCGGCGACATCATCGTCAAGACCTCGGCGGACGGTGCGGTGACCTACCTCAAGGACATCGCGCGCATCGAGCTCGGTGCGTCGGAGTACGCGCTGCGCTCCCTGCTCGACAACCAGTCCGCGGTGGGCCTGCCGATCTTCCAGTCACCGGGCTCGAACGCGCTGCAGATCTCGGCGGACGTGCGCAAGACGATGGAGGAGCTGAAGCAGAACTTCCCGGAGGGCCTCGACTACCGCATCGCGTACGACCCCACCCAGTTCGTCCAGCACAGCATCGATGCGGTGGTGCATACGCTGTTCGAGGCCATCGCGCTGGTGGTGCTGGTGGTGATCCTGTTTCTGCAGACCTGGCGCGCGTCGATCATTCCGCTGCTAGCGGTGCCGGTGTCGATCGTCGGCACCTTTGGCCTGATGCATGCGTTCGGCTTCTCGATCAATGCGCTGTCGCTGTTCGGGCTGGTGCTGGCGATCGGGATCGTGGTCGATGACGCGATCGTGGTGGTCGAGAACGTCGAGCGCAATATCGAGGAGGGGCTGACACCGAAGGAAGCCACCTACAAGGCCATGCGCGAGGTCAGCGGCCCCATCATCGCCATCGCGCTGACGCTGATCGCCGTGTTCGTGCCGCTGGCCTTCATGACCGGCCTGACCGGCCAGTTCTACAAGCAGTTCGCGCTGACGATCTCGATCTCGACCATTATCTCGGCGTTCAACTCGCTGACGCTGTCGCCGGCGCTGGCGGCACTGCTGCTACGCAGCCACGACGCGCCCAAGGACTGGCTGTCGCGCTGGATGGACCGTGTGTTTGGCGGCTTCTTCAAGCGCTTCAACCACTTCTTCGGCCGCAGTGCCGAAAGCTATGGCCGCGGCGTGAAGGGGGTGATCCGTCGCAAGGGTTCGGTGTTCGGCGTCTACGCGGTGATGCTGGCGCTGACCTGGGGCGTGTTCCAGCTGGTGCCCAAGGGCTTCGTGCCGGCGCAGGACAAGCAGTACCTGGTCAGCTTTGCCAGGCTGCCGGATGGCGCCACGCTGGACCGCACCGAGGACGTGATCCGCCGCATGTCGGAGACCGCACTCAAGCATCCGGGCGTGGAATCGGCGGTGGCTTTCCCGGGCCTGTCGATCAACGGCTTCACCAACAGCCCGAACGCGGGCATCCTGTTCGTCTCGCTCAAGCCGTTCGACGAGCGCAAGAGCAAGGAACTGTCCGGCAAGGCGATCGCGGCCAGCCTGAACAAGCAGTTTGCGTCGATCCAGGATGCGTATATCGGCGTGTTTCCTCCGCCGCCCGTGCAGGGCCTCGGTACCATCGGCGGCTTCAAGATGATCATCGAGGATCGCGCCGCACTCGGCTATGACGCGCTCTTCGATGCGACCAAGGCATACCTGGCCAAGGCGCGTGCCACGCCCGAGCTGGCCGGTGTCTTCAGCAACTACCAGATCAACGTGCCGCAGCTCGACGTGCAGCTCGACCGGACCAAGGCCAAGCAGCTTGGCGTGCCCGTGACCGATGTGTTCGACACGCTGCAGACCTACCTGGGCTCGGCCTATGTCAACGACTTCAACAAGTTCGGCCGGACCTACCAGGTACGGGTGCAGGCGGACGCCCAGTTCCGCCAGCACGCCGAGGACATCCTGCAGCTGAAGACCCGCAGCGCGAATGGCGACATGGTGCCGCTGTCATCGCTGGTCAGGGTGAAGCAGAGCTTTGGCCCGGACAGCGTGATCCGCTACAACGCCTTCACCGCGGCCGACATCAACGGCGGTCCGGCGCCCGGCTTTTCGTCGGGCCAGGCGCAGGCGGCCGCCGAGCGGATCGCCGCCGAGACGCTGCCCAAGGGCATCGGCTTCGAATGGACCGAGCTGACCTACCAGGACATCCTGGCTGGCAACGCGGGCGTGTGGATCTTCCCGCTGTGCGTGTTGCTGGTGTTCCTGGTGCTCGCCGCGCAGTACGAGAGCCTGACGCTGCCGCTGGCGGTAATCCTGATCGTGCCGATGAGCTTGCTGGCTGCCATTAGCGGGGTGTGGCTCACGCGTGGCGACAACAATATCTTCACGCAGATCGGTTTCATCGTGCTGGTCGGGTTGTCGGCAAAGAACGCGATCCTGATCGTCGAGTTCGCCCGTGAACTGGAGCAACACGGCCGCACCATCGTGCAGGCCGCGATCGAAGCCAGCCGCCTGCGCCTGCGCCCGATCCTGATGACCTCGTTCGCCTTCATCATGGGTGTGGTGCCGCTGGTGGTCTCGAGCGGTGCCGGCTCCGAGATGCGCCATGCAATGGGCGTGGCCGTGTTCGCCGGCATGCTCGGCGTGACCTTCTTCGGGCTGTTCCTGACACCGGTGTTCTACGTGGCGCTGCGGCTGCTGGCCACGCGCGGCCAGCGCCGCCAGGCGCGCGTCCAGGAAGCGTTGGCCGGGCAAGCCGTGGCGTCTGCGGAGTAA
- a CDS encoding molybdenum cofactor sulfurase produces the protein MVEAVADVVVDALFAGGIGILGEEGHRSGIFKRRVEGDVQVFTEGIAGDEQADRRVHGGPEKAVHHFAAENYASLASYFPQIADALVPGSLGENISTSGLTERNVHIGDIYRVGGVTLQVSQPRSPCWKINHRFSTEGISLVVARERITGWYYRVIKVGTIRPGDRLELVGRTSERFSIDEFWNVQSAHSPRIEDMLDLAAVGGLAHDWKVRLTERVRWIRERRQAQ, from the coding sequence ATGGTTGAAGCTGTAGCAGATGTCGTCGTCGATGCCCTCTTTGCGGGCGGCATCGGGATTCTCGGGGAGGAGGGGCATCGCAGCGGCATCTTCAAGCGGCGGGTCGAAGGCGATGTGCAGGTCTTTACAGAGGGCATCGCCGGTGACGAACAAGCCGATCGGCGCGTCCATGGCGGGCCGGAAAAAGCGGTGCATCATTTTGCGGCGGAGAACTATGCAAGCCTGGCTTCATACTTTCCGCAGATTGCCGATGCATTGGTGCCAGGAAGCCTGGGCGAGAATATTTCGACGTCCGGCCTTACCGAACGCAACGTCCATATCGGCGATATTTATCGGGTTGGCGGTGTGACGCTGCAAGTGTCGCAACCGCGCAGCCCTTGCTGGAAAATCAATCATCGCTTCTCGACCGAGGGCATATCGCTCGTGGTTGCCCGGGAACGTATTACCGGCTGGTATTACCGCGTGATCAAGGTGGGAACGATCCGGCCAGGCGATCGGTTGGAACTGGTCGGTAGAACATCGGAGCGGTTCTCCATCGACGAGTTCTGGAACGTGCAGTCGGCGCATTCGCCGCGGATCGAGGACATGCTGGATCTGGCTGCGGTCGGCGGGCTCGCGCACGACTGGAAGGTGCGGTTGACGGAGCGGGTGCGCTGGATTCGCGAGCGCCGCCAGGCACAGTAA
- a CDS encoding L-PSP family endoribonuclease translates to MSVESKLAARGLKLPPPPQPLGSYTAVSRAGDLLFISGQLPLQDGKVVWRGQVGKDLTVEQGKQAAQLAALNVLAQIDAHLGGFERLDHIVRVEGHISSAPGSFDQPAVLDGASDLFADVLGDKAGHARAAYAPAQQPGNAAVILVVIAQVRD, encoded by the coding sequence ATGTCCGTCGAATCGAAACTGGCTGCACGTGGGCTGAAGCTGCCGCCGCCGCCGCAACCGCTGGGCAGCTATACGGCCGTCAGCCGTGCCGGCGACCTGTTGTTTATCTCGGGGCAGTTGCCGCTACAGGACGGCAAGGTGGTCTGGCGGGGGCAGGTCGGCAAGGACCTGACGGTCGAGCAGGGCAAGCAGGCGGCGCAGCTGGCGGCGCTCAACGTCCTGGCGCAGATCGATGCCCACCTGGGCGGGTTTGAGCGCCTCGACCACATCGTGCGGGTCGAGGGCCATATCAGCAGTGCGCCGGGCTCTTTCGACCAGCCCGCGGTGCTGGACGGGGCGTCGGACCTGTTTGCCGACGTGCTCGGCGACAAGGCCGGGCATGCGCGCGCCGCGTACGCGCCGGCGCAGCAGCCAGGCAATGCGGCGGTGATCCTGGTGGTGATCGCACAGGTCAGGGACTGA
- a CDS encoding hemolysin secretion protein D yields the protein MNPKPRRALIAVAIVAITGVGVATSLLRPGQGAQAQASTPPPAPAVEVAAAVGQTITEWDEFSGRLEAVERVEIRPRVSGTIEAVHFRDGAIVKKGDPLFTIDPRPYAAEVARAEAALAAAQVRASHAQSEKVRAQRLLDDNAISRREFDERINAASETSADVRGAQAALEAARLNLGYTRIVAPVAGKVSRAEITVGNLVAAGAAAPPLTTLVSVSPVYAAFEVDEQSYLRYTAPGAAGGKDGLPVYLGLADEDGHPHQGKIQSVDNRLDPRSGTIRVRAVFDNEDGRLLPGLYGKVRLGGGAPRPAVLVNDRAIGTDQGKKFVLVADKANKLAYREVELGPTHEGLRVIRKGLASGETIVVNGLQRVRPGDTVVPKSVAMAYRRELEPRGVAPDRRQAAQPQADKPSVS from the coding sequence ATGAATCCCAAACCTCGACGTGCGCTGATCGCCGTTGCCATCGTGGCAATTACCGGCGTGGGCGTCGCCACCTCGCTGCTGCGCCCCGGCCAGGGCGCGCAAGCCCAGGCCAGCACGCCACCGCCCGCCCCCGCCGTGGAAGTGGCAGCCGCGGTCGGGCAGACCATCACCGAATGGGATGAATTCTCCGGCCGGCTCGAAGCCGTCGAGCGTGTGGAAATCCGGCCGCGCGTCTCTGGCACGATCGAAGCGGTGCATTTCCGCGACGGCGCGATCGTGAAGAAGGGCGATCCCCTGTTCACGATCGACCCGCGGCCGTATGCGGCGGAAGTGGCGCGCGCGGAAGCCGCCCTTGCGGCGGCACAGGTACGGGCCTCGCATGCCCAGAGCGAGAAGGTGCGCGCGCAGCGCCTGCTCGACGACAACGCGATCTCGCGCCGTGAATTCGACGAACGCATCAACGCCGCCAGCGAGACTTCGGCCGACGTGCGCGGCGCGCAAGCGGCGCTGGAAGCTGCACGGCTGAACCTGGGCTACACCCGTATCGTGGCGCCGGTCGCGGGCAAGGTATCGCGTGCGGAGATCACCGTGGGCAACCTGGTGGCCGCGGGCGCCGCGGCGCCGCCGCTGACCACGTTGGTGTCGGTCTCGCCGGTGTATGCGGCCTTCGAAGTCGACGAGCAGAGCTACCTGCGCTACACCGCGCCGGGCGCCGCCGGCGGCAAGGACGGGCTGCCGGTGTACCTGGGCCTGGCCGACGAGGACGGCCATCCGCACCAGGGCAAGATCCAGTCGGTGGACAACCGCCTCGATCCGCGCAGCGGCACGATCCGCGTGCGCGCGGTCTTCGACAACGAAGACGGCCGCCTGTTGCCGGGCCTGTACGGCAAGGTCAGGCTCGGTGGCGGCGCGCCCCGTCCGGCCGTGCTGGTCAACGATCGCGCGATCGGTACCGACCAGGGCAAGAAGTTCGTGCTGGTCGCCGACAAGGCCAACAAGCTCGCGTATCGCGAAGTGGAGCTGGGGCCGACGCATGAAGGCCTGCGCGTGATCCGCAAGGGCCTGGCGTCGGGCGAGACCATCGTCGTCAATGGCCTGCAGCGTGTAAGACCAGGCGATACGGTGGTGCCGAAGAGCGTGGCGATGGCTTATCGCCGCGAGCTGGAACCGCGCGGCGTTGCGCCGGATCGCAGGCAGGCTGCGCAACCGCAAGCCGACAAGCCCAGCGTGAGCTGA
- a CDS encoding LysR family transcriptional regulator, whose amino-acid sequence MDLAELEIFRTVAREQSITRAARALERVQSNVTTRVKQLEESLGVTLFERDSKKMTLTPEGHRLLGYAEQLLALAEEARQSMRANAPTGVLRVGSMESSAATMLPKPLGRFHAAWPEVELKVSTGTTQALVDGVLSHALDCAVVAHPGSAAPRNLDIAELGEGLHGIFLQTEELVLVLPASHPKVRRPQDVNLRFLAAFARGCTYRQCAEDWLQQAGDDIRRQLSVVEMPSYHAILAYVSAGSAVAILPRSLLALHRDVTELQTVPVRPVHTFLVRRSGFTTSAYEAFLRELRHD is encoded by the coding sequence GTGGATCTAGCCGAACTTGAGATCTTCCGGACCGTAGCACGCGAACAGAGCATTACCCGGGCCGCCCGGGCGCTTGAACGCGTGCAGTCGAACGTCACGACCCGTGTGAAGCAGCTCGAAGAGAGCCTTGGCGTCACCCTGTTCGAACGCGACAGCAAGAAGATGACCCTGACGCCGGAGGGACACCGGCTGCTCGGCTATGCGGAGCAACTGCTGGCCCTGGCGGAAGAGGCACGCCAGTCGATGCGCGCCAATGCACCGACCGGCGTCCTGCGCGTCGGGTCGATGGAGAGCTCCGCGGCGACGATGCTGCCAAAGCCGCTCGGGCGTTTCCATGCGGCGTGGCCGGAGGTCGAACTGAAAGTTTCAACGGGCACGACGCAGGCCCTGGTCGACGGCGTGCTCAGCCACGCGCTCGATTGCGCGGTCGTGGCCCACCCAGGCTCGGCGGCGCCGCGCAACCTCGATATCGCCGAACTCGGCGAGGGACTCCACGGCATCTTCCTGCAGACCGAGGAACTGGTCCTGGTGCTGCCCGCCAGCCACCCGAAGGTGCGCCGGCCGCAAGACGTGAACCTGCGGTTTCTCGCGGCCTTCGCGCGCGGCTGCACCTACCGGCAATGTGCCGAGGACTGGCTGCAGCAAGCCGGCGACGATATCCGCCGCCAGCTTTCCGTCGTGGAAATGCCCTCTTATCACGCCATCCTGGCCTACGTGTCGGCGGGATCGGCCGTGGCGATCCTGCCGCGCTCGCTGCTGGCCCTGCACCGGGATGTGACCGAACTCCAGACCGTGCCGGTGCGCCCAGTCCACACCTTCCTGGTCAGGCGCTCGGGTTTCACGACGTCAGCATATGAAGCCTTCCTGCGGGAGTTGCGCCATGACTAG
- a CDS encoding 2-nitropropane dioxygenase (K00459: E1.13.12.16; nitronate monooxygenase [EC:1.13.12.16]), whose product MNTATPSDKPRSLLSLLGISTPIIQAPMAGVSTPAMAAAVSEAGGLGSLGVGAMDAETARKAIRETRALTGKPFNVNLFCHAPAKADIAREKAWLDYLATHFAEHGGTAPTSLREIYKSFVADDAMFRMLLEEKPAVVSFHFGLPAQQKIDALRAAGIVLLASATSLQEARQAEAAGVDAIVAQGIEAGGHRGVFDTSGYDEGLGTLALVRVLVRNTQLPVIASGGIMDGAGIAAVLALGADAAQLGTAFVACPESSADAAYRAALTAPTPRPTTLTRAVSGRAARGFKNRLTELGVAAGAPPAPDYPIAYDAGKALHATAKAQGSVEYAAQWAGQAALLARSVPAGELVAQLKAEMKEALERMATLGKELA is encoded by the coding sequence ATGAACACCGCAACGCCCTCCGACAAGCCCCGCAGCCTGCTCTCGCTGCTCGGCATTTCCACGCCCATCATCCAGGCGCCGATGGCCGGCGTCAGCACACCGGCCATGGCGGCCGCCGTCTCCGAGGCCGGCGGCCTGGGCTCGCTCGGCGTGGGCGCGATGGACGCGGAAACCGCACGCAAGGCGATTCGCGAGACGCGCGCCCTGACCGGCAAACCGTTCAACGTCAACCTGTTCTGCCATGCCCCGGCCAAGGCCGATATCGCGCGCGAGAAGGCCTGGCTGGACTACCTCGCCACGCACTTCGCCGAGCATGGCGGCACCGCGCCCACAAGCCTGCGGGAGATCTACAAGAGCTTTGTCGCCGACGATGCGATGTTCCGCATGCTGCTGGAAGAGAAGCCGGCGGTGGTGAGTTTCCACTTCGGCCTGCCCGCCCAGCAGAAGATCGACGCGCTGCGCGCCGCCGGCATTGTCCTGCTGGCCAGCGCCACGTCGCTGCAAGAGGCCCGCCAGGCCGAAGCCGCGGGCGTCGACGCCATCGTCGCGCAGGGGATCGAAGCGGGCGGGCACCGCGGCGTCTTCGACACGAGCGGATATGACGAGGGCCTCGGGACGCTGGCACTGGTGCGCGTCCTCGTGCGAAACACGCAGCTTCCCGTGATTGCCTCGGGCGGCATCATGGACGGCGCCGGCATTGCCGCGGTGCTGGCGCTCGGTGCGGACGCCGCGCAGCTTGGCACGGCATTCGTCGCCTGCCCCGAGTCCTCCGCCGACGCAGCCTATCGCGCGGCCCTGACCGCACCCACCCCGCGCCCGACCACGCTCACTCGCGCCGTCTCTGGCCGCGCGGCCAGGGGCTTCAAGAACCGGCTCACGGAACTCGGCGTTGCCGCCGGCGCGCCTCCGGCCCCCGACTATCCGATCGCCTACGATGCAGGCAAGGCGCTTCACGCCACCGCCAAGGCCCAGGGCAGCGTGGAATACGCGGCGCAGTGGGCGGGCCAGGCAGCGCTGTTGGCCCGCTCAGTTCCGGCCGGGGAGCTGGTTGCGCAGCTCAAGGCGGAAATGAAGGAGGCGCTTGAGCGGATGGCGACGCTGGGGAAAGAACTGGCCTGA
- a CDS encoding LysR family transcriptional regulator, with protein MELRQLKMFCAAAEYGSFTAAAEVVHCVQSNITMRVKELETELQQPLFIRHKGGITLTSAGQTFLGYAQRILQLTEESRNALLDDTTPTGTLRLGSMETTAAVRLPRVLATYREKYPRVQLSLTTGTTAELIKAVETHRLDGAFVGGFHQNPALHQVAILNEELVLVSSNKYRTLAELTKAMTQQTVLVFRSGCFYRSTLEQWLYQTGLIPGQILELGTLDGILSCTAAGMGITILPKAVVERHESRDLIACHRLPDAFANVATVFIRCKDGFETSALRAIVSVAHEQTASPR; from the coding sequence ATGGAGTTGCGCCAACTGAAGATGTTCTGTGCCGCCGCGGAATACGGCAGCTTTACCGCGGCCGCTGAAGTCGTGCACTGCGTGCAGTCGAACATCACCATGCGGGTCAAGGAGCTGGAGACCGAACTGCAGCAGCCGCTCTTCATCCGGCACAAGGGCGGTATCACCCTCACTTCCGCAGGACAGACCTTTCTTGGCTATGCCCAGCGGATCCTCCAGCTGACCGAGGAAAGCCGCAACGCATTGCTTGACGACACCACACCGACCGGCACCTTGCGGCTCGGTTCGATGGAAACCACCGCCGCCGTCCGCCTTCCGCGGGTGCTGGCCACCTACCGCGAGAAATATCCTCGCGTGCAACTGTCGCTGACCACAGGCACCACGGCGGAACTGATCAAGGCGGTAGAGACGCATCGCCTGGACGGCGCCTTTGTCGGCGGATTCCATCAGAATCCCGCGCTGCATCAGGTGGCCATCCTCAACGAGGAGCTGGTCCTGGTCAGCAGCAACAAGTACCGCACCCTGGCCGAACTCACCAAGGCGATGACGCAGCAGACCGTGCTCGTGTTTCGCTCCGGCTGCTTTTATCGTTCCACACTGGAGCAATGGCTCTATCAGACCGGATTGATTCCGGGACAGATCCTTGAGCTTGGCACGCTGGACGGCATCTTGTCCTGCACCGCCGCGGGCATGGGCATCACGATCCTGCCGAAGGCGGTGGTCGAGCGTCACGAATCGCGCGACCTGATTGCTTGCCACCGCCTGCCCGATGCGTTCGCCAACGTCGCCACGGTATTTATTCGCTGCAAAGACGGCTTCGAGACGTCGGCGCTGCGCGCCATTGTGAGCGTCGCGCATGAACAGACGGCTAGCCCGCGGTAG
- a CDS encoding RND transporter, which translates to MDNMDNVMKQYLPKLATLAAVLVLAGCSLAPTYKVPETATAPAFKEAEAAAAEGAQWKTATPAEGQQRGEWWKAFGEADLDRLIEAAGTYNQDVAAAAARLKQARAFTGATEADLYPQLSLGLDPTRSQPSAASRGLPDGTPVRPQTVLKARAFAAYELDLFGRVASSVNAARAEGEAAEDLYRSVQLALQADTAQAYFALRTLDSERELLKATIRLREDALSLLKKRYDAGETTDLDPARAEAELGNARADLAGIERRRANQEHALAVLTGVAPAQFALAARPLDTEPVAIPAGLPSELLERRPDIAAAERQMAAANATIGVAKAAFFPRITLTGLFGFESADLSNLFKWSSRTWLLGPLVGSTIAQTLFDGGRNRANLAGARAAHEESVARYRQSVLVAFREVEDSLADVRWLSQQGTALDSALAGAKRAQRISRSRYDAGAVDYLTVIDADRTVLQAQREANQVAGLRAAATVSLVRSLGGGWGTPPEAVARQ; encoded by the coding sequence GTGGACAACATGGACAACGTAATGAAGCAATACCTGCCGAAGCTGGCAACCCTGGCCGCCGTACTGGTGCTGGCCGGCTGCTCGCTGGCCCCGACCTACAAGGTGCCCGAGACCGCCACGGCCCCGGCGTTCAAGGAAGCCGAGGCCGCCGCCGCGGAAGGCGCGCAATGGAAGACCGCCACGCCGGCCGAAGGCCAGCAGCGCGGGGAATGGTGGAAGGCTTTCGGCGAAGCCGATCTTGACCGCCTGATCGAAGCCGCCGGCACCTACAACCAGGACGTGGCCGCCGCCGCGGCACGGCTGAAGCAGGCGCGGGCCTTCACCGGCGCGACGGAAGCGGACCTGTACCCGCAGCTGAGCCTTGGCCTCGATCCGACGCGCTCGCAGCCGTCGGCGGCATCGCGCGGCCTGCCCGATGGCACGCCCGTGCGCCCGCAGACCGTGCTCAAGGCGCGCGCATTTGCCGCCTATGAGCTTGACCTGTTCGGCCGCGTGGCAAGCAGCGTCAACGCGGCACGCGCCGAAGGCGAAGCTGCCGAGGACCTGTATCGCTCCGTGCAGCTGGCGCTGCAGGCCGACACCGCGCAGGCGTACTTCGCGCTGCGCACGCTCGACAGCGAGCGCGAACTGCTCAAGGCGACCATCCGGCTGCGCGAGGATGCGCTGTCGCTGCTGAAGAAGCGGTACGACGCCGGCGAAACCACCGACCTGGACCCGGCCCGCGCTGAAGCCGAACTCGGCAACGCTCGCGCCGACCTGGCCGGCATCGAGCGCCGCCGCGCCAACCAGGAACATGCGCTGGCCGTGCTGACGGGCGTGGCCCCCGCGCAGTTCGCGCTGGCCGCGCGCCCGCTCGATACCGAGCCCGTGGCGATTCCGGCGGGCCTGCCGTCGGAACTGCTCGAGCGCCGTCCCGACATCGCCGCGGCCGAGCGCCAGATGGCCGCGGCCAATGCCACCATCGGCGTGGCCAAGGCCGCGTTCTTCCCGCGCATTACGCTGACCGGGCTGTTCGGCTTCGAGTCGGCGGATCTCTCGAACCTGTTCAAGTGGTCGTCGCGCACCTGGCTGCTCGGACCGCTGGTCGGTTCCACCATCGCCCAGACCCTGTTCGACGGCGGCCGCAACCGCGCCAACCTGGCGGGCGCGCGCGCCGCGCACGAGGAAAGCGTCGCGCGTTACCGCCAGAGCGTGCTGGTGGCCTTCCGCGAGGTCGAGGACAGCCTGGCCGATGTGCGCTGGCTGAGCCAGCAAGGCACTGCGCTCGACAGCGCACTGGCCGGCGCGAAACGTGCGCAACGCATCTCGCGCAGCCGCTATGACGCAGGTGCCGTCGACTACCTGACCGTGATCGACGCGGACCGCACGGTGCTGCAGGCGCAACGCGAGGCCAACCAGGTCGCCGGGTTGCGGGCAGCCGCGACCGTGTCGCTGGTGCGCAGCCTTGGTGGCGGCTGGGGGACGCCGCCGGAGGCGGTAGCAAGGCAGTAA